The DNA segment GCCGCCGGCATCAACAAGGCCCTTCTCCACTACTACTTCCGGTCGAAGGAGCGGCTCTACCGCACCGTCCTCGAGCGGGAGATCGCCGCCTTCCTCCGCGGCGTCGTCGGCTCGATCCCCGAAACGGACGATATCGAGGCGTTCCTGCGGGGGATGATCGGCACCATCATCGACCGCCTCGCCGGCAATCCGCAGGTCGTTCGCTTCATCACGTGGGAGCTGGGGCGCGGCGGACCGGTGGCCCGGGAGGTGATCCGGGGCGTCATCATGGAGGGTTCCGGCGAATCGGTCTACAACCGCTTTCGCGGACTCGTGGCGAGGGAGGTCGCCCGGAGACGGATCAGGCCCGTCGACCCGGATCATCTCCTCTTCAGCGTGCTGGGGATGTGCCTGTACGTCTATCTCGCCGCCCCGATACTCTCGGCCGTCTTCCCCGGCGTCGATCCGGGAGATGCGGCCTTCGCCGAAACGCGGAAAGACGAGGTCTTCGAACTCGCGTGGCGCGGCATCCGCGCCGGGAAGGAGGCGGGCGATGCGTAGCCCGGTCCGCGCGTTGTCGATCGCGGCGATCGCGCTGTTTCCCGTCCTCGCGGCCGCCGAGACGCTGTCGCTCGAACGGTGCCTGGAACTGGCGTCCCGGCGCAACCTCTCGCTCATGCTCATGGAGGAGCGCGTCGCGGCCGCCTCGGCCGAAATCGACGCGGCGCGGGCCGCCGCCTGGCCCGTGCTCCATGTCTCCTCGGGGGTCTCACGGGTCTCCGAGCTCGCCCGCCTGGATCTCGGCCGGCTGACGGGGAGGCCGGGTGGAATCGATATCGGCGTCCGCGACACCTACGACTTCGCCGCGGCCGTCTCCATGCCGGTCTTCACGGGATTCCGGACGAGAAACGAGATCCGCGCGGCCGGGGAGCGCCGCATGCAGGCGCTCGGCGAGACCGCTCTCCTGCGCGATGCCGTCCTGCACGGAGTCCACCGCCTCTACCGGACCCTCGAGGGAAATCTCCACGAGCAGGAGGCGCTCGCCTCGAGCGTCCGGCGCATCGACAGCCACCTGCAGCTGGCGCGGCGGCTCCTCCGGCAGGGACAGGCCTCGGTCTACGACACGCTCGAGGTCTCGGGTCGGCTTCTCGAGACGAAGACGGCCCTCGCGCGCCTCGTCCGCCGTTTCCGCGCGACGGCGGCGGAGCTGGCCGCGCTCGTCGATCTGCCGGCCGTCGACTCCATCGAAACGACCGGCGACGTCGAGGCGGCCCTCGACCTCGCCCCGCTCGACGAGCACATCGCCCGGGCCCTCGCCTGCAGACCGGAGCTGGCCCTGCTGGAGCACGCGATCCGGGAAAAGGAATTCCTTCGCGCCGCGGCGGCGTCCGCATGGTGGCCGCAGGTGCGCGCCGGCGCCTCGTGGCACTACGCGCGCCCCGGCGTGGATTTCTTCTCGGAGGACTGGATGGACTACTACTCGCTGTCGGTGGAACTGCGCTGGGAGGTGTGGAACCGCGGCCGGCGCGCGAACGAGATCCGCCGGATCGACCATGCCGTCCGCATGTCGCGCATCGAGCGCGAATCCGCCGCCGCAGACGTCCGCCGCGAGGTCGTCGCCGCGTGGGAGGAGGTCGCCGGCGCACGGGAGCAGCTCCTCATGCAGCGCCGGCTCGTCGCGCAGGAACGGGAACGGTACCGCATCGTCCTCGAGCGGTACGGAGAAGGTCTCGCCACCTCCTACGATCTGCGTGACGCGGAGGAATCGCTCACGTCGGCGGAGGTGCGTCTCAGGCGGGACCGGATCGATCTTCTCGCGGGCAGGGCCACGCTCGCCCGGGCGACGGGGCGCATCGATCCCCGGCCCGGCGGTTGAGCACGGGGCCCGATACCGACAAAACGGA comes from the Candidatus Krumholzibacteriota bacterium genome and includes:
- a CDS encoding TetR family transcriptional regulator, encoding MPDSTGRGRTTEERILEAATGVFLRAGQAGARMQEIADAAGINKALLHYYFRSKERLYRTVLEREIAAFLRGVVGSIPETDDIEAFLRGMIGTIIDRLAGNPQVVRFITWELGRGGPVAREVIRGVIMEGSGESVYNRFRGLVAREVARRRIRPVDPDHLLFSVLGMCLYVYLAAPILSAVFPGVDPGDAAFAETRKDEVFELAWRGIRAGKEAGDA
- a CDS encoding TolC family protein — encoded protein: MRSPVRALSIAAIALFPVLAAAETLSLERCLELASRRNLSLMLMEERVAAASAEIDAARAAAWPVLHVSSGVSRVSELARLDLGRLTGRPGGIDIGVRDTYDFAAAVSMPVFTGFRTRNEIRAAGERRMQALGETALLRDAVLHGVHRLYRTLEGNLHEQEALASSVRRIDSHLQLARRLLRQGQASVYDTLEVSGRLLETKTALARLVRRFRATAAELAALVDLPAVDSIETTGDVEAALDLAPLDEHIARALACRPELALLEHAIREKEFLRAAAASAWWPQVRAGASWHYARPGVDFFSEDWMDYYSLSVELRWEVWNRGRRANEIRRIDHAVRMSRIERESAAADVRREVVAAWEEVAGAREQLLMQRRLVAQERERYRIVLERYGEGLATSYDLRDAEESLTSAEVRLRRDRIDLLAGRATLARATGRIDPRPGG